In one window of Enterobacteriaceae endosymbiont of Plateumaris pusilla DNA:
- the thrB gene encoding homoserine kinase, whose protein sequence is MIKIYAPASIGNINVGFDSLGIALSRLDGGILGDYVSITSSKKFILISQGCFFNDLPKDFYKNIIFHCWSKFCNKIGKIIPLKIILEKNVPVASGLGSSSCSIVAFLKAMNLFLNNPLNDNELLILMGELEKSLSGHIHYDNVAPCYLGGIKLILITDNLIIQDIPVFENWFWVIAYPGIKLSTYNSRKILPKYYNKNICIKQSQYLAGFIHASHTKQESLAAKLMKDFIAEPYRKLLLPNFENFCQISKKLGSLSYGIAGSGPTLFTIFNNLNIAQKMVKWLKTNYIKNNKGFVYICVVNKKGAQILEKK, encoded by the coding sequence ATGATAAAAATCTATGCTCCTGCTTCTATAGGAAATATTAATGTTGGTTTTGATTCATTAGGTATAGCATTATCTAGATTAGATGGAGGAATTTTAGGAGATTATGTATCAATAACATCATCTAAAAAATTTATATTAATAAGTCAAGGATGTTTTTTTAATGATTTACCTAAGGATTTTTATAAAAATATTATTTTTCACTGTTGGTCTAAATTTTGTAATAAAATAGGTAAAATAATACCATTAAAAATTATTTTAGAAAAAAATGTACCTGTAGCTTCAGGTTTAGGTTCAAGTTCTTGTTCTATAGTAGCTTTTTTAAAAGCTATGAATTTATTTCTTAATAATCCTTTAAATGATAATGAATTATTAATTTTAATGGGTGAATTAGAAAAATCATTATCCGGTCATATACATTATGATAATGTTGCTCCTTGTTATTTAGGTGGAATTAAATTAATATTAATAACTGATAATTTAATTATCCAAGATATACCAGTATTTGAAAATTGGTTTTGGGTTATTGCATATCCTGGTATAAAACTTTCAACTTATAATTCTAGAAAAATACTTCCTAAATATTATAATAAAAATATTTGTATTAAACAAAGTCAATATTTAGCTGGATTTATACATGCAAGTCATACTAAACAAGAATCACTTGCAGCAAAATTAATGAAAGATTTTATTGCGGAACCATATAGAAAATTATTATTACCTAATTTCGAAAATTTTTGTCAAATTTCTAAAAAATTAGGATCTTTAAGTTATGGTATTGCAGGTTCAGGACCAACATTATTTACTATATTTAATAATTTAAATATTGCACAAAAGATGGTTAAGTGGTTAAAAACAAATTATATAAAAAATAATAAAGGTTTTGTATATATTTGTGTTGTTAATAAAAAAGGTGCACAAATATTGGAGAAAAAATGA
- the thrA gene encoding bifunctional aspartate kinase/homoserine dehydrogenase I, producing MRVLKFGGTSLANAEKFLIVVNIISHYSKKEKLAIVLSASATITNYLVLIIKKAIKNENFQIHFIKIKNFFSNLIEELYSKEKKLNISNIKKKINDIFFMLENLLNGISLLNFCPDVVYAKILAQGEKFSVIFMKELLISKNYNIYIIHPEKYLLATGNYLESKININISSQRIKNINLLNIDIILMAGFIASNKKNELVLLGRNGSDYSASVLACCLNAKYFEIWTDVNGIYTADPNFITNAKLLPCISYNEAKTLAFLGAKVIHYNMIYPISKYKIQCVIKNTMNPEFSGTLISKNNSLPLIKSITEQKNIVMFYISGNKIKEIQSIIPKILDIIFKSGISILLTIQSPSQCGIYFYIFKKDTNLLRSLLENHFFLEFKNRLINPLYILTELSIISLVGDKINNYINIITNYLHAFKIAKINILAISQNFFQNSISIVIKNNYTNNIMNIAHQLLFHKEKIIEVFIIGIGGIGSTLLEQINNQQKLLKNKFINIKICGIFNSKSSIINTNGINLENWNLQIKNNSHNNYTVEKFISNIKQYKFINPVMIDCTSSQKIANLYINFFNHKFHIIATNKKANTSSIKYYKDLRIIAKENNRKFFYETNVGAGLPVISNLQNLINTGDKLINFIGILSGSLSFIFGKLEEGISLSKATYMAKEMGFTEPDPRIDLSGIDVARKLLILAREIGYNIELDDIKIESIIPNKFNNLRSIKEFMYLLPELDLNFEKKIQDAKKENKVLRFIGSINKNGNCKVQISKIDKKNPLYEIKNGENALVFYSNYYQPIPLVLRGYGAGHKVTASGVFADLLRIII from the coding sequence ATGCGAGTATTAAAATTTGGTGGAACATCATTAGCAAATGCAGAAAAATTTTTAATAGTAGTAAATATTATTTCTCATTATTCAAAAAAAGAAAAACTAGCTATAGTTTTATCTGCATCCGCAACAATTACTAATTATTTAGTATTAATAATAAAAAAAGCTATAAAAAATGAAAATTTTCAAATACATTTTATAAAAATAAAAAATTTTTTTTCAAATTTAATTGAAGAACTTTATTCTAAAGAAAAAAAATTAAATATTAGTAATATTAAAAAAAAAATAAATGATATTTTTTTTATGTTAGAAAATTTATTAAATGGTATTAGTTTATTAAATTTTTGTCCTGATGTTGTTTATGCTAAAATATTAGCTCAAGGAGAAAAATTTTCTGTTATTTTTATGAAAGAATTATTAATTTCTAAAAATTATAATATTTATATTATACATCCAGAAAAATATTTATTAGCTACAGGAAATTATTTAGAATCTAAAATTAATATAAATATATCTTCACAAAGAATAAAAAATATCAATTTATTAAATATTGATATTATTTTAATGGCTGGTTTTATTGCTTCTAATAAAAAAAATGAATTAGTTTTATTAGGACGTAATGGTTCTGATTATTCAGCTTCTGTTTTAGCATGTTGTTTAAATGCTAAATATTTTGAGATTTGGACTGATGTAAATGGTATCTATACTGCTGATCCTAATTTTATAACAAATGCTAAATTATTACCATGTATATCTTATAATGAAGCTAAAACATTAGCTTTTCTAGGAGCTAAAGTAATTCATTATAATATGATATATCCTATCTCAAAATATAAGATACAATGTGTAATAAAAAATACAATGAATCCAGAATTTTCAGGAACACTTATAAGTAAAAATAATAGTTTACCATTAATAAAAAGTATTACTGAACAAAAAAATATAGTAATGTTTTATATTTCTGGTAATAAAATTAAAGAAATACAATCTATAATACCAAAAATATTAGATATTATTTTTAAGTCGGGTATATCAATTTTATTAACAATACAGTCACCTTCTCAATGTGGTATTTATTTTTATATTTTTAAAAAAGATACAAATCTTCTAAGATCATTATTAGAAAATCATTTTTTTTTAGAATTTAAAAATAGATTAATTAATCCTTTATATATTTTAACTGAATTATCTATTATTTCTTTAGTTGGTGATAAAATTAATAATTATATTAATATAATAACAAATTATTTACATGCTTTTAAAATTGCAAAAATAAATATTTTAGCAATTTCACAAAATTTTTTTCAAAATTCTATTTCTATAGTAATAAAAAATAATTATACAAATAATATTATGAATATAGCTCATCAATTATTATTTCATAAAGAAAAAATTATTGAAGTATTTATTATTGGTATTGGAGGAATAGGTAGTACATTATTAGAACAAATTAATAATCAGCAAAAATTATTAAAAAATAAATTTATTAATATAAAAATTTGTGGAATTTTTAATTCTAAATCTTCCATAATAAATACTAATGGTATTAATTTAGAAAATTGGAATTTACAGATAAAAAATAATTCTCATAATAATTATACAGTAGAAAAATTTATTTCTAATATTAAACAATATAAGTTTATTAATCCTGTTATGATAGATTGTACTTCTTCCCAAAAAATTGCTAATCTATATATTAATTTTTTTAATCATAAATTTCATATAATAGCTACTAATAAAAAAGCTAATACATCTTCTATAAAATATTATAAAGATTTACGTATTATAGCAAAAGAAAATAATCGTAAGTTTTTTTATGAAACTAATGTAGGAGCTGGTTTACCAGTTATTTCTAATTTACAAAATTTAATAAATACAGGAGATAAATTAATTAATTTTATAGGAATATTATCTGGTTCTCTTTCATTTATTTTTGGTAAATTAGAAGAGGGTATATCTTTATCTAAAGCTACATATATGGCAAAAGAAATGGGTTTTACAGAACCTGATCCACGTATTGATTTATCAGGAATAGATGTTGCTAGAAAACTTCTTATTTTAGCAAGAGAAATTGGTTATAACATAGAATTAGATGATATTAAAATAGAATCAATTATTCCTAATAAATTTAATAATTTAAGATCAATTAAAGAATTTATGTATTTATTACCAGAATTAGATTTAAATTTTGAAAAAAAAATACAAGATGCTAAAAAAGAAAATAAAGTACTTCGTTTTATAGGAAGTATTAATAAAAATGGTAATTGTAAAGTACAAATTTCAAAAATAGATAAAAAAAATCCTTTATATGAAATTAAAAATGGTGAAAATGCTTTAGTTTTTTATAGCAATTATTATCAACCAATACCTTTGGTATTAAGAGGTTATGGAGCTGGACATAAAGTTACTGCTTCAGGAGTATTTGCTGATTTATTACGTATTATTATTTAA
- a CDS encoding 3-deoxy-7-phosphoheptulonate synthase: MQKKISNNTTKKKSLITPKELKKKLPITENIKKQILFSRKTICNIINKKDSRILVICGPCSIHNTKEALEYAKLLKKISLKLNKTIYIVMRVYFEKPRTIIGWKGLINDPYMNNSYDINTGLYIARKLLLELNKLEIPLATEILDPNTPEYLSELFSWSAIGARTTESQIHRELASSLDMPLGFKNNTDGSITTAINSIQSASISHNFININQEGLVCSIKTIGNKNCHIILRGGKKTNYHEKDIEYCSKKLIKAGLQSNIMIDCSHSNSNKNFERQIIVIDSIISQIQKGNNSIIGIMLESYINEGNQIMNINNYNKLKYGISITDGCINWETTEKILHKIYNKLNKILPLRFL; encoded by the coding sequence ATGCAAAAAAAAATTAGTAATAATACTACTAAAAAAAAAAGTTTAATTACTCCTAAAGAATTAAAGAAAAAATTACCTATTACTGAAAATATAAAAAAACAAATATTATTTTCACGTAAAACTATATGTAATATAATTAATAAAAAAGATTCTAGAATATTAGTTATTTGTGGTCCTTGTTCTATACATAATACTAAAGAAGCTTTAGAATATGCCAAATTATTAAAAAAAATTTCTTTAAAATTAAACAAAACTATATATATAGTTATGCGAGTTTATTTTGAAAAACCACGTACAATTATTGGTTGGAAAGGATTAATTAATGATCCTTATATGAATAATTCTTATGATATTAATACAGGATTATATATTGCACGTAAATTATTATTAGAATTAAATAAGTTAGAAATTCCTTTAGCTACAGAAATATTAGATCCTAATACTCCAGAATATTTAAGTGAACTTTTTAGTTGGTCAGCTATTGGAGCTCGTACTACTGAATCACAAATTCATAGAGAATTAGCATCTTCATTAGATATGCCTTTAGGATTTAAAAATAATACAGATGGTAGTATTACAACAGCTATTAATTCTATTCAATCAGCATCTATATCACATAACTTTATTAATATTAACCAAGAAGGATTAGTTTGTTCAATTAAAACTATAGGAAATAAAAATTGTCATATAATTTTACGTGGAGGAAAAAAAACTAATTATCATGAAAAAGATATAGAATATTGTAGCAAAAAACTTATAAAAGCAGGATTACAATCTAATATAATGATAGATTGTAGTCATAGTAATTCAAATAAAAATTTTGAACGTCAAATTATTGTTATTGATTCTATAATTTCTCAAATTCAAAAAGGTAATAACTCTATTATAGGAATAATGTTAGAAAGTTATATTAATGAAGGTAATCAAATAATGAATATAAATAATTATAATAAACTAAAATATGGAATATCAATTACAGATGGTTGTATTAATTGGGAAACTACAGAAAAAATTTTACATAAAATTTATAATAAACTAAATAAGATACTTCCATTACGTTTTTTATAA
- the parC gene encoding DNA topoisomerase IV subunit A, whose protein sequence is MKKIIQKKKEKSIELCKFAENAYLNYSIYVISDRALPHIGDGLKPVQRRIIYAMSELGLKSSSKFKKSARTIGDVIGKYHPHGDVACYEAMVLMAQPFSYRYPLIEGQGNWGSPDDPKSFAAMRYTESRLSNYSNLLLNEIEQGTVEYISNFDGSLLEPKILPACLPNIILNGAIGIAVGMVTDIPPHNIKEVATAIIKLIDYPKSTLDDILNIIQGPDFPTGSEIITPKKELRKIYENGKGSIRLRSLWNIKDNSIVITSLPYQVSVIRIIEQITTQIRNKKLPMIEDIRDESDYENSTRIVIFIKSNYNYLKLEQIIYHLFFTTDLEKSYRINLNMIGLNNKPSVKNLLEILSEWILFRKNIVKKRLNFHLKKLIKKLHILKGLLIAHANLEELIKIIRLNLNPSYIIQNKFKMSELQTETLLNLKLRAISLMEKKKIIDEQYQLEKKYNHINNILSSEDEMNYLLKKEILLTINKYSNNRRSLFKERKEAKLLNENELLVSNNEPITVILSKMGWIRSAKGHNINPINLNYKSGDSFLISVKGKKNQTIVLIDSKGRSYSIDTISLPPVRSQGEPLSSKLKIPQGSVIKSILMEQNHKEVLLSSSSGYGFLCNFSDLIACNRNGKSLMILSEKSEVLPPLVINNKNYMILAVSSVGRFLLFPINILPKLSKGKGNRLILIDNKDFIQNKDKLKWLFIINNKSIIFIELINKKFKLKFNELKKFYVDKIHKGFFFNKKEIIKNIFLDKEKDN, encoded by the coding sequence ATGAAAAAAATTATTCAGAAAAAAAAAGAAAAATCTATAGAATTATGTAAATTTGCTGAAAATGCTTATTTAAATTATTCAATTTATGTAATTTCAGATAGAGCATTACCGCATATTGGTGATGGTTTAAAACCAGTACAAAGAAGAATTATATATGCTATGTCCGAATTAGGATTAAAATCATCTTCTAAATTTAAAAAATCAGCTAGAACTATTGGAGATGTAATTGGAAAATATCACCCACATGGGGATGTAGCATGTTATGAAGCTATGGTATTAATGGCTCAACCTTTTTCCTATAGATATCCTTTAATAGAAGGTCAAGGAAATTGGGGTTCTCCAGATGATCCTAAATCTTTTGCTGCAATGAGATATACAGAATCTCGTTTATCAAATTATTCTAATTTATTATTAAATGAAATTGAACAAGGTACTGTTGAGTATATTTCTAATTTTGATGGTTCATTATTAGAACCTAAAATTCTTCCAGCTTGTTTACCTAATATTATTCTAAATGGTGCAATAGGTATTGCTGTAGGAATGGTAACAGATATTCCACCTCATAATATTAAAGAAGTAGCAACAGCAATTATTAAATTAATCGATTATCCTAAAAGTACATTAGATGATATATTAAATATTATTCAAGGACCAGACTTTCCTACAGGAAGTGAAATTATTACTCCTAAAAAAGAATTACGTAAAATATATGAAAATGGAAAAGGATCTATTAGATTAAGATCTTTATGGAATATAAAAGATAATTCTATAGTAATAACATCGTTACCATATCAAGTTTCAGTAATACGTATAATAGAACAAATAACTACACAAATAAGAAATAAAAAATTACCAATGATTGAAGATATAAGAGATGAATCTGATTATGAAAATTCAACAAGAATTGTTATATTTATTAAAAGTAATTATAATTATTTAAAATTAGAACAAATTATATACCATTTATTTTTTACTACTGATTTAGAAAAAAGTTATCGTATTAATTTAAATATGATAGGTTTAAATAACAAACCTTCTGTAAAAAATTTATTAGAAATTTTATCGGAATGGATATTATTCAGAAAAAATATAGTTAAAAAACGTTTAAATTTTCATTTAAAAAAATTAATAAAAAAATTACATATTTTAAAAGGTTTATTAATAGCTCATGCTAATTTAGAAGAATTAATAAAAATTATTCGTTTAAATTTAAATCCTAGTTATATAATTCAAAATAAATTTAAAATGTCTGAACTACAAACCGAAACTTTACTAAATTTAAAATTACGAGCTATTTCATTAATGGAAAAAAAAAAAATAATTGATGAACAATATCAATTAGAAAAAAAATATAATCATATTAATAATATACTATCATCAGAAGATGAAATGAATTATTTATTAAAAAAAGAAATATTATTAACTATAAATAAATATTCAAATAATCGTCGTTCTTTATTTAAAGAACGTAAAGAAGCTAAATTATTAAATGAAAATGAATTATTAGTATCTAATAATGAACCTATTACTGTTATTTTATCTAAAATGGGTTGGATTAGATCTGCTAAAGGTCATAATATTAATCCTATTAATTTAAATTATAAATCTGGAGATTCTTTTTTAATTTCAGTTAAAGGAAAAAAAAATCAAACAATTGTATTAATTGATTCAAAAGGACGTAGCTATAGTATTGATACTATTTCTTTACCTCCAGTACGTAGTCAAGGAGAGCCATTATCAAGTAAGTTAAAAATACCACAAGGTTCTGTAATAAAAAGTATATTAATGGAACAAAATCATAAAGAAGTTTTATTATCTTCTAGTTCTGGATATGGTTTTTTATGTAATTTTAGTGATTTAATTGCGTGTAATAGAAATGGAAAATCTTTAATGATACTTTCTGAAAAATCTGAAGTTTTACCTCCTTTAGTTATTAATAATAAAAATTATATGATATTAGCTGTATCTTCTGTAGGTAGATTTTTATTATTTCCTATTAATATTTTACCAAAATTATCAAAAGGAAAAGGTAATAGATTAATATTAATTGATAATAAAGATTTTATTCAAAATAAAGATAAATTAAAGTGGTTATTTATTATTAATAATAAATCAATTATTTTTATTGAATTAATTAATAAAAAATTTAAATTAAAATTTAATGAATTAAAAAAATTTTATGTAGATAAAATTCATAAAGGTTTTTTTTTCAATAAAAAAGAAATAATTAAAAATATTTTTTTAGATAAAGAAAAAGATAATTAA
- the thrC gene encoding threonine synthase: MKFYNINNHNEIINFEKALKIGLGKNQGLFFPIFIPKINLKNINKILDMDFINRSSYIISLFIKNEISLENLTKNISKAFNFPLKLINITNNISCLELFHGPTLSFKDFGVRFMSQMLHYFNKQEKIIILTATSGDTGAAVAHAFYNIDNIEVIILYPKNKISVLQEKLFCTLGKNIKTISIEGDFDDCQKLVKQSFEDMTLRKNFILNSANSINISRLIAQICYYFEVFAQILPDNRNNVIISVPSGNFGNLTAGLIAKSMGLPIKKFIAATNSNDTVPRYLKNGIWDPQKTIATLSNSMDVSCPNNWPRIIELFQINNWNLNQLFSQSTSDYLTEQSILKLYNKYKYITEPHSAIAYHALESKITNKKEFGIFLGTAHPAKFQKYINEVLNITINVPKKLTYYIKKENLSYNFPNNFSYFKSFLINNYI; the protein is encoded by the coding sequence ATGAAATTTTATAATATAAATAATCATAATGAAATAATAAATTTTGAAAAAGCTTTAAAAATAGGATTAGGAAAAAATCAAGGATTATTTTTTCCTATTTTTATACCTAAAATTAATTTAAAAAATATTAATAAAATATTAGATATGGATTTTATTAATCGTAGTAGTTATATTATATCTTTATTTATTAAAAATGAAATTTCTTTAGAAAATCTAACAAAAAATATTTCTAAAGCATTTAATTTTCCATTAAAATTAATTAATATTACAAATAATATTTCTTGTTTAGAATTATTTCATGGACCTACTTTATCTTTTAAAGATTTTGGAGTTCGTTTTATGTCTCAAATGTTACATTATTTTAATAAACAAGAAAAAATTATTATTTTAACTGCTACATCTGGAGATACAGGAGCTGCAGTTGCTCATGCTTTTTATAATATTGATAATATTGAAGTAATAATTTTATATCCGAAAAATAAAATATCTGTTTTACAAGAAAAATTATTTTGTACTTTAGGTAAAAATATTAAAACAATTTCTATTGAAGGAGATTTTGACGATTGTCAAAAATTAGTTAAACAATCATTTGAAGATATGACTTTAAGAAAAAATTTTATTCTTAATTCTGCAAATTCAATTAATATTAGTAGATTAATAGCTCAAATATGTTATTACTTTGAAGTTTTTGCTCAAATATTACCAGATAACAGAAATAATGTTATTATTTCTGTTCCTAGTGGAAATTTTGGTAATTTAACCGCTGGATTAATAGCTAAATCAATGGGATTACCTATAAAAAAATTTATAGCAGCTACTAATTCTAATGATACAGTTCCTAGATATCTTAAAAATGGTATTTGGGATCCTCAAAAAACTATTGCAACATTATCTAATTCTATGGACGTTAGTTGTCCTAATAACTGGCCTCGTATAATAGAATTATTTCAAATAAATAATTGGAATTTAAATCAATTATTTTCTCAATCTACATCAGATTATCTTACTGAACAATCTATATTAAAATTATACAATAAATATAAATATATTACAGAACCACATTCTGCAATAGCATATCATGCTTTAGAATCAAAAATAACAAATAAAAAAGAATTTGGAATTTTTTTAGGTACTGCACATCCAGCAAAATTTCAAAAATATATAAATGAAGTTTTAAACATTACAATTAATGTACCAAAAAAATTAACTTATTACATAAAAAAAGAAAATTTATCTTATAATTTTCCAAATAATTTTTCTTATTTTAAATCATTTTTAATAAATAATTATATTTAA